From a single Pelodiscus sinensis isolate JC-2024 chromosome 4, ASM4963464v1, whole genome shotgun sequence genomic region:
- the SRCAP gene encoding helicase SRCAP isoform X1 has product MWSSLPRERETVEVESDEEFSAHTGDSETGSPERRLGCQGTQELDSSSQQLLDQNEAGSQHALEQDDSTSATSKAIGARGEEQGISKMQSHPPRQHHALRSEIAPDKMTGSNPVSPASSGSPASSGSISPPHLTHDSSLDSHLGFDVPRLQSKALASPGAYASDPASMWDKTHAEIAEQAKHEAEIENRISEMKKEGFWSLKRLSKVPEPVRPKVHWDYLCEEMQWLSADFAQERRWKRGVARKVVRMVIRHHEEQKQKEERAKREEQAKLRRIASSIAKEVKQFWSNVEKVVQFKQQSRLEEKRKKALDLQLDFIVGQTEKYSDLLTQSLNETFPIASKTGSSSHISSSHAGSTASSPPPPTHLTDDEDGDFQPHEESDDEETIEVEEQQEGNDSETHRREIELLKQESELPLEELLQSLPAQILENSCITAPSTSSSENEEEEEEAAGESEEEVEQQSKMQEKEKSVIQRNKRPWKPDKEDEEFTANEEEAPFLSAEDEEETIDAEEKLEGDMDHRNELDELAREGELPMEELLQKYAGAYASDFEMDESDSSSGASEPSTSEYEEESEDEDHSSQSDSTTEEESEEVEEESQEEEEEDATTEEVTTASREEDFGVEYLLKRDEDRGEGGNDAAPALGPKKEITDIAATAESLQPKGYTLATTQVKTPIPYLLRGTLREYQHIGLDWLVTMYEKKLNGILADEMGLGKTIQTISLLAHLACEKGSWGPHLIIVPTSVMLNWEMEIKRWCPSFKILTYYGAQKERKLKRQGWTKPNAFHICITSYKLVLQDHQAFRRKNWKYLILDEAQNIKNFKSQRWQSLLNFNSQRRLLLTGTPLQNSLMELWSLMHFLMPHVFQSHREFKEWFSNPLTGMIEGSQEYNESLVKRLHKVLRPFLLRRVKVDVEKQMPKKYEHVIKCRLSKRQRYLYDDFMAQATTKETLATGHFMSVINILMQLRKVCNHPNLFDPRPIHSPFITEGICFSTASLVLGALERDPFKHVDMGIFDLINLEGRVSRYEADTFLPKWKVTRKLIEEIAESPDPPPRPKPVKMKVNRMLQPVPKPENRTVVLVNSPRPITPLQRPMTPVLPEALAPMHPMGPVLPGPIQPPLLPHPMAVPVSLPLPLPPSPVPVPPAARPQGPTLVPTLSQNNAAAAVLQAPVSAPQVLPTLMPAAQLVPNAPQPPVLPAPAATAAASALKPGPVPAPAVRLAASPLNPGTMGGMMKPVTVHSTTNTLPGYSFPATSAVQQRLLLSPDMQARLPSGEVVSIAQLASLANRPLQSAPGSKPLTFQIQGNKLTLTGTQVRQVTMAQPRQLQRNVVHLVSAGGQHHIISQPTQVALIQAMTQQSGQAQGGVQAMPGPQPTTILPATASATTAAATSAAISVPIGATQVPSSVVNSSGVVKIVVRQAPRDGLVPAPALQQPPRPATATSTTTLPTLPATLMAQRAQLPVAPIPPVRLPTQPLVPVRTPTPLQALVRPMIRVVQAPVPSMEQPAPAPPSPVPAAPLPNPPATTIATVSCPSLALRPAPAAAPSPGPKEEPETLTLRSTTPTPPPPSPRAPRHRRQPPPPPRSPFYLESLEEKRKKQKEERLDRLFRLNEQHCNLAPIYGTEVLRLCTLFPPSPAGEQEEEGQEVAPKLDGWKGASYTHCYVAQVQRDPQHLEAYWQRATALAQAILTPQQRVEQLADIIERFIFAMPPVEAPAITIHTSHPPPSLLLHQAIFKETLRREISPRASGLHRIVCNMRTQFPDLRLIQYDCGKLQTLDLLLRQLKAGAHRVLIFTQMTRMLDVLEQFLNYHGHIYLRLDGSTRVEQRQALMERFNADKRIFCFILSTRSGGVGVNLTGADTVVFYDSDWNPTMDAQAQDRCHRIGQTRDVHIYRLISERTVEENILKKANQKRMLGDMAIEGGNFTTAYFKQQTIRELFDMPLDEPAKKDGEVLTMAPEDEEDPMANKQTQILEQALCKAEDPEDIRAATQAKAEQVAELAEFNENIPLDADERPSKEEEEEMSKAEQEIASLVEQLTPIERYAMNFLEASLEDISREELKQAEEQVEAARKDIDQAKDEVVFKLPDDEDEGRLSEEGYMKKSKKARVPSRACPERAGTRMSERLRGTRLSLREADGVDTELPHARLPSLRHLRGQHARLESEEPEDHLSLVAQHTRGAAIRRDLVREEMPALTRRAVAKREDPGKVPGAGERMLRPIHHRTEAPIAGERVLRASPQRPEPSATGDKLLRGTHQRAEPLAAIERVLRAIPQRADAPVPGDRVLRGTQQRTESLATMERVLRSAPPRTDVPAPGDRVPRPAFFRPEVAPAREQDLTPETPITGAKLLQLRPEVAPARESSQSTLPATEMGMAMGVPALVGHESTASTEEPASKMLPAEHVLQMKPPLFGEEVLGSVELVTREKMGSTELSSASEKVPLPAPCGLEIPATDKLVPSLETPASGEETPEEAKGFQSKAKVAQELAQHPGELHSVDVKRGEPVRHVPEELESPVPDGPVAELPLEMPTHGAAKTGIESSTAEFFSTTEDKVPGEAEPQPAWPLMGPLNQPVEAANSLPRLKMPPPSKEQNGLERPSPFSNSLSKAQPQDLAQDSTEPAELISGGSGTLKEMPKRGLGDQEGKPQHPDGVSAASLELGEMQSGTTSSSDSPSPAKTPRRRTSADVEIRQNHQGQDGPAAKVLRKLPGRLVTVVEEKELIRRRRNRVHKTDATGSTVVSPSSSSAHSISEMELSPSGKELPLLRDLPARRRIELESRAAKERGDEGSGLELPPSLPPPPLKRKRGRPPKNKSPEQPSQGEVQLPPGTHVPRISKPEIKTPEPSSPKTKTLEQPCKGETWPLPSTPKPRGQKLEPKAPEPASPRNKTESSENDSPLEKRRRGRPPKTHWVPAAPSTESPPKRKRGRPPKNPASPRVETPAPRPGSTSDRDTSTEKEPPPPGHKRRRRRKEEPGPAPSESSSDGEEARPLTRLARLRQEEKLESGSECSALLPSQNAAPKPEPDGTSSGESSMSEQTPARSTRQRPGSLMPPLEQEHQRRKRGCLSEGGKSSGAAGSSEEEGGGESESSAELSGEEGERQPKRQRRHAARAPSGRRRQCPQGSSADRILRSAAATPAGNTRSAAGAPTPSATAAPAAMVTSSLSIRGRKPKT; this is encoded by the exons GTGATTCAGAGACAGGCAGCCCCGAGCgcaggctgggctgccaggggacCCAGGAGCTGGACAGCTCGTCCCAGCAGTTGCTTGACCAGAATGAGGCCGGTTCTCAGCATGCACTGGAGCAGGACGACAGCACTTCGGCCACGAGCAAAGCTATCGGGGCGCGAGGCGAAGAGCAAGGGATCagtaaaatgcagagccaccCTCCCCGACAGCACCATGCACTGCGCAGTGAG ATTGCACCAGACAAAATGACGGGGAGCAATCCTGTGTCACCGGCCTCTTCGGGGTCACCTGCCTCCAGCGGCAGCATCTCGCCGCCACATCTCACTCACGATTCCTCCCTGGACAGTCACCTGGGCTTTGATGTgcccaggctgcagagcaaagCTCTGGCGTCCCCGGGGGCTTATGCCTCGGACCCAGCCAGCATGTGGGACAAGACGCACGCTGAGATCGCTGAGCAGGCCAAGCAT GAGGCAGAGATTGAGAACCGCATCTCAGAGATGAAAAAGGAGGGTTTCTGGTCCTTAAAGAGGCTCTCCAAGGTGCCAGAGCCAGTTCGCCCCAAGGTGCACTGGGATTACCTCTGTGAGGAGATGCAGTGGCTTTCAGCAGACTTCGCCCAGGAGCGCCGTTGGAAGAGGGGTGTGGCCAGGAAG GTTGTACGGATGGTGATCCGGCACCATGAAGAGCAGAAGCAGAAGGAGGAGCGAGCTAAGCGGGAAGAGCAGGCCAAGCTGAGGCGCATCGCCTCCTCCATCGCCAAAGAGGTCAAGCAGTTCTGGAGCAATGTGGAGAAG GTGGTGCAGTTCAAGCAGCAGTCTCGcctggaggaaaagagaaagaaggcCTTGGACCTGCAGCTAGACTTCATTGTGGGCCAAACAGAGAAGTACTCAGATTTGCTGACTCAGAGCCTCAACGAGACTTTTCCCATTGCCAGCAAGACTGGCTCCTCCTCCCACATCAGTTCCTCCCACGCTGGCTCCACCGcgtccagccccccgccacccACACACCTCACCGATGATGAAG ATGGGGACTTCCAGCCCCATGAGGAGTCAGACGATGAGGAGACGATTGAGGTGGAGGAACAGCAGGAAGGGAACGACTCGGAGACGCATCGGCGTGAGATAGAGCTGCTGAAGCAGGAGAGTGAGCTGCCCCTAGAGGAGCtgctgcagtccctgcctgcccAGATCCTGGAGAATTCCTGCATCACTGCCCCCTCTACCTCCAGCTCCGaaaatgaggaggaggaagaggaggcagcgggggagagTGAGGAGGAGGTAGAGCAACAATCGAAGATG CAGGAGAAAGAAAAGTCTGTCATACAGAGGAACAAAAGGCCGTGGAAGCCTGACAAGGAGGACGAGGAGTTCACAGCCAATGAGGAGGAAG CCCCCTTTCTCTCAGCTGAGGATGAAGAGGAGACAATTGATGCTGAAGAGAAGCTGGAAGGGGACATGGATCACAGGAACGAACTGGATGAGTTGGCCCGGGAAG GGGAACTACCCATGGAGGAGCTGCTGCAGAAATATGCTGGCGCCTACGCCTCGGACTTTGAGATGGATGAGTCGGACAGCTCCTCGGGTGCCTCGGAGCCCAGCACCTCGGAGTATGAGGAAGAGTCTGAGGATGAGGACCACAGCAGCCAGTCAG ACTCCACCACAGAGGAGGAGAGCGAGGAGGtagaggaggagagccaggaagaggaggaggaggatgccaccACTGAGGAAGTGACGACAGCAAGCCGGGAGGAAGACTTTGGTGTGGAGTATCTGCTGAAAAGGGACGAGGATCGGGGAGAGGGGGGCAACgacgcagcccctgccctgggaccCAAGAAGGAGATCACGGACATTGCAGCCACTGCCGAGAGCCTTCAGCCCAAGGGCTACACCCTGGCCACCACCCAG GTGAAGACGCCTATCCCTTACCTGCTGCGGGGGACCCTACGGGAGTATCAACACATCGGCCTGGACTGGCTGGTCACCATGTACGAAAAGAAGCTCAACGGGATCCTGGCGGACGAGATGGGGCTGGGCAAGACCATCCAGACCATCTCCCTGCTGGCTCATCTGGCCTGCGAGAAGG GTAGCTGGGGGCCCCACCTGATCATCGTGCCCACCAGCGTGATGCTGAACTGGGAGATGGAGATCAAGCGCTGGTGCCCCAGTTTCAAGATCCTCACCTACTATGGGGCGCAGAAGGAGCGCAAGCTCAAGCGGCAG ggctggaccAAGCCCAACGCCTTCCACATCTGCATCACCTCGTACAAGCTAGTGCTGCAGGACCACCAGGCATTCCGGCGCAAGAACTGGAAGTACCTGATTCTGGATGAGGCCCAGAACATCAAGAACTTCAAATCCCAGCGCTGGCAGTCGCTGCTCAACTTCAACAG TCAGAGGCGGCTGCTGCTGACGGGCACCCCCCTGCAGAACAGCCTGATGGAGCTCTGGTCCCTCATGCACTTCCTGATGCCCCACGTCTTCCAGTCACATCGCGAGTTCAAGGAGTGGTTCTCCAACCCACTGACAGGCATGATAGAGGGCAGCCAGGAGTACAATGAGAGCCTGGTCAAGCGGCTGCACAAG GTGCTGCGGCCCTTCCTCCTGCGGAGGGTGAAGGTGGACGTGGAGAAGCAAATGCCAAAGAAATACGAGCACGTTATCAAGTGCCGGCTGTCCAAGCGCCAGCGTTATCTCTACGATGACTTCATGGCCCAGGCCAC CACCAAGGAGACTCTGGCCACGGGGCATTTCATGAGTGTCATTAACATCCTGATGCAGCTGCGGAAGGTGTGCAACCACCCCAACCTCTTCGACCCCCGTCCCATCCACTCGCCTTTCATCACCGAGGGCATCTGTTTCAGCACCGCCTCCCTCGTTCTGGGCGCCCTCGAAAGGGACCCCTTTAAG CATGTGGACATGGGAATTTTCGACCTCATCAACCTGGAGGGGCGTGTGTCCCGCTATGAGGCCGACACCTTCCTGCCGAAGTGGAAGGTGACAAGGAAGCTAATTGAGGAAATCGCAGAGTCCCCAGACCCTCCGCCCAGGCCCAAGCCTGTCAAGATGAAAGTAAACAG gatGCTGCAGCCGGTGCCAAAGCCAGAGAACCGGACCGTGGTGCTGGTGAACAGCCCTCGCCCCATAACCCCCTTGCAGAGACCTATGACTCCTGTGCTGCCAGAGGCTCTGGCTCCCATGCACCCAATGGGCCCCGTTCTCCCAGGGCCCATTCAGCCGCCCTTACTCCCTCACCCTATGGCCGTACCTGTCTCGCTGCCCTTGCCCCTCCCGCCGTCCCCAGTGCCGGTGCCTCCCGCTGCCAGGCCACAGGGCCCAACACTAGTGCCTACGCTGAGCCAGAACAACGCTGCTGCTGCCGTGCTCCAGGCCCCGGTGTCTGCACCGCAGG TCCTGCCTACACTGATGCCTGCGGCCCAGCTGGTCCCAaatgccccccagcctcccgtgCTGCCGgcccctgctgccactgctgctgcctccgcCCTCAAGCCTGGGCCAGTGCCAGCCCCCGCTGTACGGCTAGCCGCCAGCCCCCTGAACCCTGGCACCATGGGGGGCATGATGAAGCCAGTGACAGTCCATTCCACCACCAACACCCTGCCTGGCTACAGCTTCCCAGCCACCAGTGCTGTGCAGCAGAGACTGCTGCTCTCCCCAGACATGCAGGCCCGGCTGCCCT CGGGCGAGGTAGTGAGTATCGCACAGCTGGCCTCTCTGGCCAACCGGCCGCTGCAGAGCGCCCCAGGCAGCAAGCCCCTCACCTTCCAGATCCAAGGCAACAAGCTGACCCTGACGGGCACCCAGGTGCGGCAGGTCACCATGGCCCAGCCCCGACAGCTGCAAA GGAATGTAGTTCACCTGGTCTCGGCCGGGGGACAACACCACATCATCAGCCAGCCTACCCAGGTGGCGCTCATCCAGGCCATGACGCAGCAGAGTGGGCAGGCGCAGGGCGGGGTGCAGGCCATGCCAGGCCCCCAGCCCACCACCATCCTGCCCGCCACAGCCTCTGCCACTACGGCAGCCGCCACGTCAGCAGCCATCAGTGTCCCCATAGGTGCCACACAAG TGCCCTCCTCGGTGGTGAACAGCTCTGGGGTGGTAAAGATTGTGGTACGGCAAGCCCCACGGGATGGCCtggtgcctgccccagccctccagcagccTCCCCGCCCAGCTACAGCCACCTCGACCACCACCCTGCCTACCCTACCAGCTACCCTGATGGCACAGCGAGCCCAGCTCCCTGTGGCACCCATCCCGCCCGTGCGGCTGCCCACTCAACCGCTGGTTCCTGTGCGGACAcccaccccactccaggcccTAGTGCGGCCCATGATACGGGTAGTGCAGGCACCAGTGCCCAGCATGGAGCAGCCAG CACCAGCGCCACCTTCTCCTGTCCCGGcggcccctctccccaaccctcctgcCACCACCATCGCCACTGTCAGCTGCCCCTCGCTGGCTCTCCGGCCCGCGCCTGCAGCTgcgcccagcccagggcccaagGAGGAACCTGAGACACTAACGCTACGCTCCAccacacccaccccaccacccCCATCGCCACGGGCCCCACGGCACAgacggcagccccctcccccgccccggtcACCCTTCTATCTG GAATCACTTGAAGAGAAGCGGAAGAAGCAGAAAGAGGAGCGCCTGGACCGGCTCTTCCGCCTCAACGAGCAGCACTGCAACCTGGCGCCCATCTACGGCACTGAGGTGCTGCGCCTctgcaccctcttccctcccagccctgctggggagcaggaggaggaggggcaggaagtggCCCCCAAGTTGGATGGCTGGAAGGGGGCCAGCTACACCCACTGCTACGTGGCGCAGGTGCAGCGGGACCCCCAGCACCTAGAGGCGTACTGGCAGCGGGCCACAGCCCTTGCCCAGGCCATCCTGACACCCCAGCAGAGGGTTGAGCAGTTGGCAGACATCATCGAGAG GTTCATCTTTGCTATGCCTCCCGTGGAGGCACCTGCCATCACCATTCACACCTCTCACCCACCCCCGTCACTCCTGCTCCACCAGGCCATCTTCAAGGAGACGCTGCGGCGGGAGATCTCACCCCGCGCCAGTGGCCTGCATCGCATCGTCTGCAACATGCGCACCCAGTTCCCTGACCTCCGCCTCATCCAGTACGACTGTG GAAAGCTCCAGACCCTGGACCTGTTGCTGCGACAGCTGAAGGCCGGTGCACACCGTGTCCTCATCTTCACCCAGATGACCCGTATGCTGGACGTGCTGGAGCAGTTCCTCAACTACCATGGGCACATCTACCTGCGCCTGGATGGTAGCACCCGTGTGGAACAGAGACAG gcGCTGATGGAGCGTTTCAACGCCGACAAGCGCATCTTCTGCTTCATCCTATCAACACGCAGTGGAGGTGTGGGGGTGAACCTGACGGGTGCTGACACGGTGGTGTTCTACGACAGCGACTGGAACCCCACCATGGATGCGCAGGCCCAGGACCGCTGCCACCGCATCGGCCAGACCCGTGACGTTCACATCTACAG GCTGATCAGCGAGCGGACAGTAGAGGAGAACATCCTGAAAAAGGCCAATCAGAAGAGGATGCTGGGAGACATGGCCATTGAGGGAGGAAACTTCACCACAGCTTACTTCAAACAG CAAACCATCCGGGAGCTCTTTGACATGCCCTTGGATGAGCCGGCCAAGAAGGATGGGGAGGTCCTCACCATGGCACCAGAGGATGAGGAGGATCCCATGGCTAACAAGCAGACCCAGATCCTGGAGCAG GCGCTGTGCAAGGCCGAGGACCCTGAAGACATCCGGGCGGCTACGCAGGCCAAGGCTGAGCAGGTGGCGGAGCTGGCCGAGTTCAACGAGAACATTCCCTTAGATGCCGATGAGCGGCCCagcaaggaggaagaggaggagatgtCTAAGGCTGAGCAGGAGATTGCCTCACTCGTGGAGCAG CTCACCCCCATCGAACGCTATGCCATGAACTTCCTGGAGGCCTCCTTGGAGGACATCAGCCGAGAAGAGCTGAAGCAGGCAGAG GAGCAGGTGGAGGCCGCCCGGAAGGACATAGACCAGGCCAAGGATGAGGTGGTGTTCAAGCTGCCTGACGACGAGGATGAGGGTAGGCTCAGTGAAGAAGGCTACATGAAGAAGAGCAAGAAGGCCAGGGTGCCCAGCCGTGCATGCCCAGAACGGGCTGGCACGCGCATGAGTGAGCGACTGCGGGGCACTCGCCTCTCCCTGCGCGAGGCAGATGGAGTGGACACCGAGTTGCCCCACGCCCGGCTCCCAAGCCTGCGCCACCTGCGGGGCCAGCATGCCAGGCTGGAGTCTGAGGAGCCAGAAGATCACCTGTCCCTGGTGGCCCAGCACACACGTGGCGCCGCCATCCGCAGGGACCTGGTGCGGGAGGAGATGCCGGCTCTAACCCGCAGGGCTGTGGCCAAGAGGGAGGACCCAGGGAAGGTTCCAGGAGCTGGTGAAAGGATGCTGCGGCCCATTCATCACAGAACAGAGGCTCCCATTGCTGGGGAGAGGGTACTTCGGGCCTCCCCACAGAGACCTGAACCCTCTGCCACCGGGGACAAGTTGTTGCGAGGCACCCATCAGAGAGCTGAGCCCCTGGCCGCTATAGAGCGGGTGCTCCGAGCCATCCCTCAGAGAGCAGATGCCCCAGTacctggggacagggtgctacgAGGCACCCAGCAGAGAACAGAGTCTCTGGCTACCATGGAGCGGGTGCTGCGGAGTGCGCCCCCAAGAACAGATGTTCCAGCTCCAGGGGACAGAGTGCCCCGGCCAGCCTTCTTCAGGCCAGAGGTGGCACCTGCTAGAGAGCAGGACCTGACTCCCGAGACACCGATCACTGGGGCGAAACTTCTCCAGCTGAGACCGGAGGTAGCACCTGCCAGAGAGTCCTCCCAGTCAACACTTCCAGCTACTGAGATGGGGATGGCCATGGGAGTGCCAGCCCTGGTAGGGCATGAGAGCACAGCATCCACAGAGGAGCCGGCCTCGAAAATGCTCCCCGCTGAACATGTGCTGCAGATGAAGCCACCACTCTTTGGGGAAGAGGTGCTGGGTTCAGTGGAGCTTGTGACTAGAGAGAAgatggggagcacagagctgtcTTCTGCCTCAGAGAAagttcctctcccagccccctgtggACTGGAGATCCCAGCCACTGACAAGCTGGTGCCAAGCCTGGAGACGCCAGCTTCTGGGGAGGAGACACCTGAAGAAGCCAAGGGAttccagagcaaagccaaggtGGCCCAAGAGCTGGCCCAACACCCAGGGGAGCTGCATAGTGTGGATGTGAAGAGGGGGGAGCCAGTCAGGCATGTCCCAGAGGAGCTGGAGAGCCCAGTGCCTGATGGGCCTGTAGCAGAGCTCCCCCTGGAGATGCCCACCCATGGTGCTGCTAAGACAGGGATCGAATCGTCCACTGCTGAGTTTTTCTCCACCACAGAGGACAAAGTCCCAGGAGaggcagagccccagccagcctggcctCTCATGGGCCCCCTGAACCAGCCTGTGGAGGCTGCCAACTCCCTGCCTCGACTGAAAATGCCTCCCCCCAGCAAAGAGCAGAATGGGCTAGAGAGGCCTTCCCCTTTCTCAAATAGCCTAAGCAAGGCCCAGCCCCAAGACCTGGCCCAGGACTCCACAGAGCCAGCAGAACTAATCAGTGGTGGCAGCGGCACCCTGAAGGAGATGCCCAAGAGGGGTCTGGGGGACcaggaaggcaagccccagcacCCAGATGGAGTGAGTGCAGCCTCTCTGGAGCTGGGGGAAATGCAGTCAGGGACAACCTCCTCTTCGGACAGCCCGTCGCCAGCAAAAACACCACGCCGGCGCACCAGTGCTGATGTGGAGATCCGGCAGAATCACCAGGGCCAGGATGGCCCAGCTGCCAAGGTCTTGCGCAAGCTGCCAGGCCGCCTGGTCACTGTAGTGGAGGAGAAAGAGCTGATCCGGCGCCGGCGCAACCGCGTCCACAAGACAGATGCCACTGGTAGCACTGTGGTGAGTCCCAGCAGCAGTTCCGCTCACAGCATCTCAGAAATGGAACTAtccccctctggcaaggagctgcCGCTGCTCCGTGACCTGCCCGCACGCCGTAGGATTGAGCTGGAGAGTCGGGCTGCCAAGGAGAGGGGAGATGAGGGCTCTGGTCTGGaactgccccccagcctgcccccgcctcccctcaAGCGTAAACGGGGTCGACCCCCCAAGAACAAGTCTCCAGAGCAGCCAAGCCAGGGCGAAGTACAGCTACCACCTGGCACCCACGTGCCCCGCATTAGTAAGCCAGAGATCAAGACTCCGGAGCCATCCTCACCCAAGACAAAAACCCTGGAGCAGCCATGCAAGGGGGAGACATGGCCACTGCCTAGCACCCCAAAACCACGTGGCCAGAAGCTGGAACCTAAGGCCCCCGAGCCAGCCTCTCCAAGGAACAAGACAGAGAGCAGTGAGAATGATTCCCCCTTGGAGAAGCGCCGGCGGGGCCGGCCCCCGAAGACACATTGGGTCCCTGCCGCTCCTAGCACTGAATCACCCCCAAAGCGCAAGCGGGGCCGGCCCCCCAAGAACCCAGCTTCCCCCCGTGTTGAGACACCAGCCCCTCGTCCTGGCTCAACCTCAGACCGCGACACATCCACTGAGAAGGAGCCGCCCCCACCTGGCCACAAGAGAAGGcggaggaggaaggaagagccCGGTCCGGCCCCCAGTGAGAGCTCGTCAGATGGTGAAGAAGCCCGGCCCCTCACCCGGCTGGCCCGGCTCCGGCAGGAAGAGAAGCTGGAATCAGGCAGTGAGTGCTCGGCCCTGCTTCCATCCCAGAATGCAGCCCCTAAGCCAGAGCCAGACGGCACCTCCTCAGGGGAGAGCAGCATGTCAGAACAGACCCCAGCTCGCTCCACCCGACAGCGGCCAGGCAGCTTGATGCCACCACTGGAGCAGGAGCATCAAAGGCGCAAGCGGGGGTGCCTGTCAGAGGGTGGCAAGTCATCCGGGGCTGCTGGCTCttcagaggaggagggaggtggtgaGTCGGAATCATCGGCAGAGttgagcggggaggagggcgaaCGGCAGCCCAAGCGCCAACGCCGCCACGCAGCCCGAGCCCCTAGCGGCAGGAGACGGCAGTGCCCCCAGGGCAGCTCGGCTGACCGAATCCTGCGaagtgctgctgccactccagccgGCAATACTCGCTCAGCTGCTGGCGCCCCCACGCCCTCGgccactgctgctcctgctgccatggtTACCTCCTCGCTAAGTATCAGAGGCCGAAAGCCCAAAACGTGA